The stretch of DNA gcagcctccgacgggcggagaggggagggcgacggggcgactgctcccccagccgcggctcgagcccagccccgcttcgcaccccagcccgaccgacccagcccttagagccaatccttatcccgaagttacggatctgatttgccgacttacgagccgtgttccgttaaatatcatttgtctcaatgcacttgcagcttacgaatatgtgcggcttattttagtacaaaatatatattttttttaattcagtgggtgcggctttttcacaggtgcgcataatagttcagcaattacggtacttATAATTAGGTAAAGAAGACGGTGGACTTTCAGAGCGTAGTTCCATCCCATCGCACTTTTCTACTGTGCAGTGTTTAGTCAGAAGGTGATCGGTACACTAATAAATTAACAAAGGAAAATATGTCCACTTTTCAATTATTCAGTGTCCCAGCTAGGCACttaaaataattgaattgaatgatcTCGAGTAAATAATCTGTGTATGAAACTGTAGCGCTGCAAACATCTGACTGTAGATGTAGATAAGGGTACGAGGGAATTAAGTTGCATCTGCAGTGAATCGAACCTGAGAGGGATGTTACACTTGCACACGGGCGCACACAAGATGAGCTGATAGCAACTCATGATCAGTCTTTTGTCTCCCATTTGAGGATTATCTTGATGAATGGTGAATAGAATCCCTCGGCGGAGATGGACAGTGCTTTGAAATAACCATGAAGGTTGAGATAATTAGCTATAatcttgaaaatgtatttgtacttGCAGATTTCCTCTTGTTTCAGTCCATTCATGTGTTACAGCATTATCTCATTAAGCCTTTGTTGCATTGTATTGCACGACACTAATGGCAGGATGGCACACACATGCTAATAGCTGCCATGGTTGGGTTTATAAAGCAAGCACTTTGTGTGGAGTTCCTGTCTTTATCCTTCTTTACCCGATTATCACAGTTGATGATACTCAAGTGTTGTTTGAGGGGAAGCAGAGAATGATGCTTCTAGCAGACCTTTAGACACACACATGATTTCTGAAAGGTTTCTCTACCTTTTGGACATATGAAGATACTTTATAACTTCATGAAAAATCTCAACATTGATTTTCCTTTATCGTTTGtctctgcctattcctttttttcttttcttcagaggGCCATTTCTGGTAGCAATGGGGAAATCGTGGCATAAGGAGGAATTTAACTGTGCTCACTGCCGCTCGTCCCTTGCACATACTGGCTTTGTGGAAGAGAAGGGGTCTGTGTACTGTGAACACTGCTATGAGGAGTTCTTTGCTCCAGTTTGCAGCCGCTGCCAGGCCAAGATACTGGGGGTGAGTCCGTGTGAATAGAAACAGATCAGCAAAGTGTGTCtatgtttgtctctgtgtgtgtccagaagGATTCTACACACTACGCtgatttaattaataattaaataaaatagaagtaGCCTGCCCATTCCCGTGTGAATAAAGAATATGTGATTGTATTTTTGTATACTCAATACCTGATATAAGCTCCCACATGACAAATATTTTACTATAATTGTTTAGCCTTTACATATTTGGGTTGTGACATTTAACTTATGATCGTCACAAATCAGTACACAGTgttgacactttttttttttacattatcttTACTACTTTCCAGTCTCTCCAGCAAAAGCTCTTTTTCATCTGaattgtgatttgtttttattttagtaagAATTTTCCATTTGAAACTAAATAAGGAGTTCAAAATGTATGTTTCATCAAAAATCACTTTTTAAAAGTTGCATTTTAACTACAATGCAGGTCTAACTccaaatattttcaaatattttttacaaatgttcTGCAGTGAAAACCACTGAAACTAAAGAATGTGGGGCTTTTTGGAAAATTAGGCTTAGAGGCCCAGAGAGTGTTGGTGAACCCAAAGTGCTCCAGTACCAGCTCTGACATTCATCCCTCACATGTTCTAACCTCTTTGGCCTCAATCCCTTTCAACCCTCCATTTCTCACACATCTTCAGCCAGTTTACGGCCACTTATTAACTGGTTTTCTCACCCCTTTCCCCTCTAATCCTTTATTTCACTCTGGCTCACCAATTTTCCATTGATCCCCTGTCGTGtcttgttctcacagtttaaGGGTAGGAAAAGTGGTTTATCTATTATAAGCGAGGGAATGTGGCCCCACATGAAAGAGAAGGCATAACATTTTGTGACATGTTGCACAATTCCTGACACATTGTCTACACTTACATACATCTATAAGTGTATGATGGTAGAAATTGATCCTTTTTATTGATACCTAACTGTACTGTTTGCAAATAATGGCCAGAGAAGCAATATTAGCTGGTGCCTTCAACTAATGTGCATTATTTGCATTTGCTCACAGGAGGTGATGAATGCCCTCAAACAGACATGGCATGTCCACTGCTTTTTGTGCGCTTCCtgtcagcagccaatcagaaacaacACCTTCCACCTGGAGGATGGAGAGCCATACTGTGAACAAGgcgagtgatgatgatgactctgTTGATAACTGATTTTGTGGAAAGACTAATAAATGTTTGTCACCAATACGTCATGCTTTGTCCACAAAATAGACTTCTACAGTTTGTTTGGGAGCAGTTGCCATGGCTGCGAGTTCCCCATTGAGGCCGGTGACAAGTTCCTGGAGGCACTCGGCTACATCTGGCACGACACTTGCTTTGTCTGCGCAGTAAGTGAAGAGTCGTGTAGGGCAAAACAGTAATTAATTGCCAGTGAGGTTTATTCGACCCccattctttgtttgtttgactgcaAAATCTCTTCAATGCATGTAAATGAGTTTGGGTatttatagaatagaatagaatagaaagcctttattgtcatggcatagtgaCTACACAATAAGGAGAAATTGAATTACAAAAGTAAGGGTTTTTAAAATATCCTGAACAGTTcactaataaaaaaatgttttttttgggggggcttttTCCCCTCACCTCAGGTGTGCTGTACCACTCTGGAAGGCCAGACCTTCTTCTCCAAGAAAGACAAACCTCTTTGCAAGAAACATGCTTACACATTGAAAATATGAATTTACAATTTCCAAGCCATCCGTCCTCTCCTGGTAGTCAATGCGGAAATCCTATGTAGGACGTTTAAGTTCGTCCATCAGTGAAACTCATGCAATACTCAAACAAGCACAAGAGGTGGCTCTTCCTATTCAGGATAAGATAAGCACTGCCTTGTATGCATATAAACAACTGAATTTACAGGGACCCAGAGCCCTTAGACAAAAGACATAACCTTTTATTTCCGTAAGCGGAAAAATATCTTGCAGTAGAGCACTATTTTATATCAAAAGCAtctttttactttactttatctGAATTTTATTTGCAGTATTCATGTGGTACCACAAGCAATAACTGTTTTCTGACAATAAATAATAGGCATTGTGATGCACGTCTTTGCTTCTTAATCCTGAGTTTAATCTTGAAGCATGACAGTAGACAAATCATAAGATTTATAGTTGCATTAAGTATCCCGAACCCATTAAATCTCATTACACGTATAATTAGGCAGTAAGAAGAGTAAACATCCGTAGCCATTGAGAACGATTACAGAGAGAATTATTTTCTGAGCAGGCATTTATCTTTGTGTTAATGTGTTGCTGCAGATTCAACAGTCTGATAAGCATCTTTTAAGAGAGAATTTCAATCATATTCAGGCGTCTTTTGTATGTTTGGATGCTGTAGTTCTTACTCTGCAAATATTGTATGTGcaataaacattttcatcaaAACATTATTCATATAGTAATTCAATGCAAGTGAGCTGGATGCTTGTGGCAATGGTGACAACTTTTGTCCTTGATACGTGCGTAGAACAACATCATAGTTTTTAAAaaatttgatgtatttttttttttagatttcatGTGAAACTGTTAGCATtgcaaaaaacattacatttagttatttTACCTTATAGCAGTGAGGCAAATGTAGTGTTGATTTATGGGTGATATACTTGGCAATAAATCttcaataaatacatacaaaattaaattttgaataaaataatataaagcccagaatatgtatatgtatgtgtttcTCCTTGCTATGATAGAATGACCTTTCTtgacaatgtttttttctggattccattatttatttgtggtgTGCTTCATAAACTTGGCTTTTTCTTGCCTGgcctgcaggaaaacaaggTCAAATATGTTAGAGACTATAATCCTTGTGTAgtcggctgttttttttttaaattgttttttctaTAGAGAAGAATGTCTTATCTGAAGTTTAACTTTTGGTAGAAAAAAGGCAACAATACTGACTTTTACTCATTTCACATAATTCTGAAACAGTAGACGAAGGTATACAGATGCATACAAAATGCTAAGAAAAGCTAACTACAATTGGAACTGTAATGTTTAATAAAcgatgtgcatttgtgtttctttgtatgTAGTTTTTTCATTTTAGCGTGTACATAAAGCTGAAGAAACTCAAAGGGCACAGGGAGAAGAAATCAGAGCAAAAAAGTAGATCCTGTGAGAATAAAGAATGTGATTGGATTAGTTGAGTGATATGTTTGAGAATAAGTAAATTAAGATATTACTTGTTGACATCAACTAGTCATCTCTATCCTTTAGTACAGTGACACACATTTATTCCcaaccttttaaataaagtacCTCTGTACCGCTATTTTTTTTCCGTATTGCATTTGGGTTGCATTAGCCTTCTCAGCTTtaagcagagtcatcagccgcc from Brachionichthys hirsutus isolate HB-005 unplaced genomic scaffold, CSIRO-AGI_Bhir_v1 contig_703, whole genome shotgun sequence encodes:
- the LOC137915869 gene encoding PDZ and LIM domain protein 5-like is translated as MGTASDEREEPELNSHDFAVVKTMAKGPAAAQGRGLITPSFTMTGNGSPSVPKGYIPPRPVPQPHPKDEDTLVQMAEHMPAGTRTPMCAHCNKVIRGPFLVAMGKSWHKEEFNCAHCRSSLAHTGFVEEKGSVYCEHCYEEFFAPVCSRCQAKILGEVMNALKQTWHVHCFLCASCQQPIRNNTFHLEDGEPYCEQDFYSLFGSSCHGCEFPIEAGDKFLEALGYIWHDTCFVCAVCCTTLEGQTFFSKKDKPLCKKHAYTLKI